The following proteins are co-located in the Limanda limanda chromosome 5, fLimLim1.1, whole genome shotgun sequence genome:
- the LOC133001405 gene encoding tripartite motif-containing protein 16-like — protein VDLLKDPVTTVCGHSYCKSCINTHWDKEEERGSYSCPQCRQTFTPRPVLETNTMLAESLEELKKTGLQAALADHCYAGPEDVACDVCTGRKLRALKSCLVCLASYCEKHLQPHLQSAALKKHKLVEPSKKLQENICSRHNEVMEMFCRTDQQCICYLCSVEEHKDHDTVSAAAERTERQRELGLRRQTIQQRVQNREKDVKLLQQEEEAVNGSADKAVEDSEEILNEMIRLLEERSSDVEQKIRSQQETKVSRVREIQEKLEQEITELKRKDHELKQLSDTENRADFLRYSQEITLDPNTAHTRLLLSEGNRKVTWMRKGQYYNNKQRFSDGFQVLSRECLTGRCYWEVEVDEGVGGVGVAVAYKNIKRKGHSCDSIFGYNDKSWKLSCHGKSYDFHYNTCRTPVSGPWSSRIGVYLDHRAGVLSFYSFSDTMTLIHRVQTSSSR, from the exons gtggatctactgaaggatccggtgactactgtctgtggacacagctactgtaagagctgtattaacacccactgggacaaagaggaggagagaggaagctacagctgtcctcagtgtagacagaccttcacaccgaggcctgtcctggagacaaacaccatgttagctgaatcactggaggagctgaagaagactggactccaagctgctcttgctgatcactgctatgctggacctgaagatgtggcctgtgatgtctgcactgggagaaaactgagaGCTCTCAaatcctgtttggtttgtttggcctcttattgtgaaaaacacctccagcctcatcttcagtcagctgcattgaaaaagcacaagctggtggagccctcgaagaagctccaggagaacatctgctctcgtcacaacgaggtgatggagatgttctgccgcactgatcagcagtgtatctgttatctctgctctgtggaggaacataaagaccacgacacagtgtcagctgcagcagaaaggactgagaggcagagagagctcgggctgaggagacaaaccatccagcagagagtccagaacagagagaaagatgtgaagctgcttcaacaggaggaggaggccgtcaatggctctgctgataaagcagtggaggacagtgaggagatcctcaatgagatgatccgtctgctggaggaaagaagctctgatgtggagcagaagatcagatcccagcaggaaactaaagtgagtcgagtcagagagatTCAGGAgaaactggagcaggagatcactgagctgaagaggaaagaccatgaactgaagcagctctcagacacagag aacagagcggacttcttaagatattcacaggaaatcacactggatccaaacacagcacacacacgtctgttattatctgagggaaacagaaaagtaacatggatGAGAAAAGGGCAGTATTATAATAACAAACAAAGATTCAGTGATGGGtttcaggtcctgagtagagagtgtctgactggacgttgttactgggaggtggaggtggacgaGGGGGTGGGCggagttggtgtagcagtcgcatacaagaatatcaaaAGAAAAGGACACTCATGTGATAGTatatttggatacaatgataaatcttggaaATTATCTTGTCATGGAAAAAGTTATGACTTTCATTACAACACATGcaggactccagtgtcaggtccttggtcctccagaataggagtgtacctggatcacagagcaggtgttctgtccttttACAGcttctctgacaccatgactctcatccacagagtccagactaG ttcgtcgcgTTGA